From the Nodularia sp. NIES-3585 genome, one window contains:
- a CDS encoding sugar transferase — MTAQSSLLSGKRYLPFKNGKVQRQDTSASTRTFLRRGQKTKTPKLKPRGLSVQGLNGEFAKRLFDIVFSLLVLILFFPGYLILSLLIALSSEGPIFYVQKRVGKNFKTFNCIKFRTMVSNADEMLMQMMETSPQLRQEFERSFKLKQDPRITKIGQFLRITSLDEFPQFWNVLKGDMSVVGPRPLVELELPKYGCHIDHILTIRPGITGLWQVSGRNDIPYPRRVQIDLHYVKFRNFWLDLWIIFQTIDVVILPKNNGAY, encoded by the coding sequence ATGACTGCCCAGAGCTCACTCCTCTCCGGTAAGCGATACCTACCCTTCAAGAATGGCAAAGTCCAACGGCAAGATACTAGCGCGTCTACGCGTACTTTTTTAAGACGCGGCCAAAAAACGAAAACGCCTAAGCTAAAACCCAGAGGTTTGTCTGTTCAGGGTTTAAACGGAGAGTTCGCTAAACGACTATTTGATATAGTTTTTTCTCTGCTGGTATTGATTTTATTCTTCCCCGGCTATTTAATTTTGTCCTTGCTGATTGCTTTGAGTTCAGAAGGGCCAATTTTTTATGTCCAGAAACGGGTAGGTAAAAATTTCAAGACTTTCAATTGTATTAAATTCCGCACAATGGTGAGCAATGCAGACGAAATGCTCATGCAAATGATGGAAACGTCGCCCCAGCTGCGACAAGAATTTGAGCGCAGTTTTAAGCTCAAACAAGACCCCCGGATTACCAAAATTGGTCAGTTTTTGCGAATTACCAGCTTGGACGAATTTCCTCAGTTCTGGAACGTTCTCAAAGGAGACATGAGTGTTGTTGGACCCCGCCCCTTAGTAGAGTTAGAACTTCCCAAATATGGTTGTCACATTGACCATATTTTAACCATCCGTCCAGGCATTACTGGATTATGGCAAGTTTCTGGACGGAATGACATTCCTTATCCACGAAGAGTCCAAATAGACCTGCATTATGTCAAATTTAGGAACTTTTGGCTTGATTTATGGATAATATTTCAAACAATTGATGTGGTGATTCTGCCCAAAAATAACGGGGCATACTGA
- a CDS encoding glycosyltransferase yields the protein MSLKYALVHEWLTPKATGGSELVVQEILNQIDANLYALIDFESSNSESYLYKRQIGTTFLQHLPYARNGVQKYLPLLPLAIEQLDLRQYDVILSSSHAVAKGILTTPDQLHICYCHSPMRYAWDLTFDYLHQSKLGKGSAGWVTRYLLHRLRQWDVLSANRVDYFIANSQHTARRIWRCYRREATVIYPPVDIDNWPFCDQKEDFYLVVSRLVSYKYVSLIVKAFNQLKLPLVIIGTGPEMTKIRELANSNIQIMGWQPNDVVKKYMARAKAFVYAACEDFGIALVEAQACGTPVIAYGAGGALETVRDLRSYMDTATGILFRTQTEAALIEAVEKFEIYQSSFNLEYMRSHASQFSLPVFAQRYLAFIDQCNQEKTSSK from the coding sequence GTGTCCTTGAAATACGCTTTGGTTCATGAGTGGCTAACACCGAAAGCCACAGGCGGTTCGGAACTAGTTGTGCAGGAAATTCTCAATCAAATTGATGCCAATTTATATGCCCTCATTGATTTTGAATCCAGCAATTCTGAAAGTTATTTATACAAACGTCAGATTGGCACAACCTTCCTCCAGCACCTGCCTTATGCCCGTAATGGTGTACAAAAATATTTGCCTTTGTTACCATTGGCTATTGAACAATTGGACTTACGTCAATATGACGTAATTCTATCCTCATCCCACGCTGTGGCTAAAGGAATTTTGACAACTCCCGATCAGTTGCATATTTGTTACTGCCATAGCCCCATGCGTTATGCTTGGGACTTAACTTTTGATTATCTGCACCAAAGCAAGTTGGGAAAGGGTTCCGCTGGCTGGGTAACTCGGTACTTATTGCATCGTTTACGCCAATGGGATGTATTGAGTGCCAACCGCGTTGATTACTTCATCGCTAATTCCCAGCACACAGCTCGTCGCATTTGGCGTTGCTATCGCCGAGAAGCAACAGTTATTTATCCCCCAGTGGATATTGATAATTGGCCTTTTTGTGATCAGAAAGAAGATTTTTATCTTGTAGTGTCCCGGTTAGTGAGTTATAAGTATGTATCCTTAATTGTCAAAGCTTTTAATCAATTAAAATTACCATTAGTAATTATTGGTACAGGACCGGAGATGACAAAAATTCGTGAGCTGGCTAACTCTAATATCCAAATAATGGGATGGCAACCTAATGATGTGGTAAAAAAATATATGGCCAGAGCTAAGGCATTTGTTTATGCAGCTTGTGAAGATTTTGGCATTGCCTTAGTCGAAGCACAAGCCTGTGGAACTCCAGTAATTGCCTATGGTGCAGGAGGTGCTTTAGAAACAGTCCGCGATTTGCGCTCTTATATGGATACAGCAACGGGTATACTGTTTAGAACACAAACAGAAGCAGCCCTCATTGAGGCAGTAGAAAAATTTGAAATTTATCAAAGTTCTTTCAATCTTGAGTATATGCGATCGCACGCTTCCCAGTTTTCATTGCCAGTTTTTGCCCAGCGCTATCTAGCATTTATCGACCAATGCAACCAAGAAAAAACATCTTCAAAGTGA